In Janthinobacterium sp. J1-1, a single genomic region encodes these proteins:
- a CDS encoding STM4012 family radical SAM protein encodes MNPSEQPGTLAQRMRHTPYQAYSYSYPHKAAYRTLARATPLAPIWARQDRSALFAYIHIPFCEMRCGFCNLFAMARPSAEMVERYVQQVLVQMRAMDGALGERRFARFALGGGTPTYLSASQLDTLLCGARDILGIDLQATPAGIEASPETITAERLAVCRAHGIDRVSLGIQSFAAGEMRALARPQQNSTVRQAIALIREAGFPTLNLDLIYGIAGQTVASLLASIDSALAFRPEEIYLYPLYVREQTGLGKIARRKGAGTLDPIMLARDGDSRLALYAAARDHLRAQGYVQVSMRMFRAPHAPEDAGPSYCCQNDGMVGLGAGARSYTSQLHYSSEYAVARTETIGIIDNYLALDEARFAQAEHGYRLGDEDQRRRYVIQSLLTEPGLDLDAYMARFGSDCLLDLPQLAELFALELVTQHGPLLRLNDNGYSYADTIGPWLASNTVRALMAESGQAC; translated from the coding sequence GTGAATCCATCCGAACAGCCGGGTACCCTGGCGCAGCGCATGCGCCACACGCCTTACCAGGCGTATTCTTATTCTTACCCGCACAAGGCGGCCTACCGCACACTGGCCCGGGCCACGCCGCTGGCGCCCATCTGGGCGCGGCAGGACCGTTCCGCCCTGTTCGCCTACATCCATATTCCGTTCTGCGAAATGCGCTGCGGCTTCTGCAATCTGTTCGCCATGGCGCGGCCCAGCGCCGAGATGGTCGAGCGCTATGTGCAGCAGGTGCTGGTGCAGATGCGCGCGATGGACGGCGCCCTCGGTGAGCGACGCTTTGCCCGCTTCGCGCTCGGTGGCGGTACACCGACCTATCTGTCGGCGTCGCAGCTCGACACCCTGCTGTGCGGCGCGCGCGATATCCTCGGCATCGATTTGCAGGCCACGCCGGCCGGCATCGAAGCCTCGCCCGAAACCATTACGGCCGAGCGGCTGGCCGTCTGCCGCGCGCATGGCATCGACCGGGTCAGCCTGGGCATCCAGAGCTTTGCCGCCGGCGAAATGCGCGCGCTGGCGCGGCCCCAACAAAACTCCACCGTGCGCCAGGCCATCGCCCTGATCCGCGAAGCGGGGTTTCCCACCCTGAACCTGGACCTGATCTACGGCATCGCGGGCCAGACGGTGGCCAGCCTGCTGGCGTCGATCGACAGCGCGCTGGCGTTCCGGCCCGAAGAAATCTATCTGTATCCGCTGTATGTGCGCGAGCAGACTGGCCTGGGCAAGATCGCGCGCCGCAAGGGCGCCGGGACCCTGGACCCCATCATGCTGGCGCGCGACGGCGACAGCCGCCTGGCCCTGTACGCGGCCGCGCGCGACCACCTGCGCGCCCAGGGCTATGTGCAGGTTTCGATGCGCATGTTCCGCGCTCCGCATGCGCCCGAAGACGCCGGCCCCTCCTACTGCTGCCAGAACGACGGCATGGTGGGCCTGGGTGCGGGCGCCCGTTCGTACACGTCGCAGCTGCACTATTCGAGCGAATACGCGGTGGCGCGCACGGAAACCATCGGCATTATCGACAACTACCTGGCGCTGGACGAAGCGCGCTTCGCACAGGCCGAACATGGCTATCGGCTGGGGGACGAGGATCAACGGCGCCGCTATGTGATCCAGTCGCTGCTGACGGAGCCGGGCCTGGACCTGGACGCCTACATGGCCCGTTTCGGCAGCGACTGCCTGCTGGACCTGCCGCAGCTGGCCGAACTGTTTGCGCTGGAACTGGTGACGCAGCATGGGCCGCTGCTGCGCCTGAATGACAATGGCTACTCCTACGCCGACACCATCGGCCCCTGGCTGGCGTCGAATACCGTGCGCGCGCTGATGGCCGAAAGCGGCCAGGCATGCTGA
- a CDS encoding STM4011 family radical SAM protein, with protein MSLLYRGTLSSCNYACAYCPFAKKQDSRAVLARDAREVARFTGWVARQTRAISVLFTPWGEALVRRHYRSAMQALAALPHVRQVALQTNLAGPLAWLSEMHAASRAKIGLWCTYHPGQTTIARFVERCARLDAMGVRYSVGVVALHAHYDAIQALRAALPEHVYLWLNAYDRRGPGYYSAEDLEWLDAIDPWFLQNRRPVPSRGKGCYAGETALSVDGDGELARCHFLPERLGNLYQDNLADMLQERSCPRFKCDCYIGYAQRKDLPFQTVFGDGVLARIVTMSPCDRRSD; from the coding sequence TTGTCCCTCTTATACAGGGGTACGCTATCGAGCTGCAACTACGCCTGCGCCTACTGCCCCTTCGCCAAGAAGCAGGACAGCCGCGCCGTGCTGGCGCGCGATGCGCGGGAAGTGGCCCGCTTTACCGGCTGGGTGGCGCGGCAGACGCGCGCCATCAGCGTGCTGTTTACGCCGTGGGGCGAAGCGCTGGTGCGGCGCCATTACCGCAGCGCCATGCAGGCGCTGGCGGCCCTGCCCCATGTGCGGCAGGTGGCGCTGCAGACCAACCTGGCCGGCCCGCTTGCGTGGCTGAGCGAGATGCATGCTGCCAGCCGCGCCAAGATCGGCCTGTGGTGCACCTATCACCCGGGCCAGACGACAATCGCGCGCTTTGTCGAACGCTGCGCGCGGCTGGACGCCATGGGCGTGCGCTATTCGGTCGGGGTGGTGGCGCTGCATGCACACTACGACGCCATTCAAGCGCTGCGCGCGGCGCTGCCAGAACACGTCTATTTATGGCTGAATGCCTATGACCGGCGCGGTCCCGGCTACTACAGCGCCGAGGACCTGGAATGGCTCGATGCCATCGATCCGTGGTTTTTGCAGAACCGGCGCCCGGTACCGTCACGCGGCAAGGGATGCTACGCCGGCGAGACGGCGCTGTCGGTCGACGGCGACGGCGAGCTGGCGCGCTGCCATTTTTTGCCGGAGCGGCTGGGGAATCTGTATCAGGATAATCTGGCCGACATGCTGCAGGAACGCAGCTGCCCGCGTTTCAAGTGCGACTGCTATATCGGCTATGCGCAGCGCAAGGATTTGCCGTTTCAGACGGTGTTTGGGGACGGTGTATTGGCCAGGATTGTGACCATGTCGCCGTGTGACCGTAGGTCGGATTAG
- a CDS encoding STM4013/SEN3800 family hydrolase → MTEPAIPDMNLVVGSHDMVFLTLDTLRYDVAQALFEAGELPVLGRFLPATGWDKRHSPATFTYAAHQAFFAGFLPTPCAPSRHPRLFASAFAGSETTSPRTFAFEEASIPEALAARGYRTICIGGVGFFNKQTALGRVLPALFQESHWSAGMGVAGRHSTEKQVALATRLLAENDQRTFLFINVAALHTPNRAYLPGCRLDNLDSHAAALRYVDQALAPLFDACAGRAPTFAIVCSDHGSAYGEDGYRGHRVAHDSVWNVPYAHFFIEPSHQHSQGAAP, encoded by the coding sequence ATGACTGAGCCGGCCATTCCCGACATGAACCTTGTCGTGGGCAGCCACGATATGGTCTTCCTTACCCTCGACACCCTGCGTTACGACGTGGCGCAGGCCCTGTTCGAGGCAGGCGAACTGCCGGTGCTTGGGCGCTTCCTGCCGGCCACGGGCTGGGACAAGCGCCACTCGCCCGCCACCTTTACCTACGCCGCACACCAGGCCTTCTTTGCCGGCTTTTTGCCGACGCCCTGCGCGCCCAGCCGCCATCCGCGCCTGTTCGCCAGCGCCTTTGCCGGCAGCGAGACGACGTCGCCACGCACCTTCGCCTTCGAGGAAGCGAGCATCCCCGAGGCGCTGGCCGCGCGCGGCTACCGCACCATCTGCATCGGCGGCGTGGGCTTTTTTAACAAACAAACGGCGCTGGGCCGTGTGCTGCCGGCGCTGTTCCAGGAAAGTCACTGGAGCGCCGGCATGGGCGTGGCCGGGCGCCATTCCACGGAAAAACAGGTGGCCTTGGCCACCCGGCTGCTGGCGGAAAACGACCAGCGCACTTTTTTATTCATCAACGTGGCGGCCCTGCATACGCCGAACCGCGCCTACCTGCCCGGCTGCCGGCTTGATAATCTCGATAGCCACGCGGCCGCGCTGCGCTATGTCGACCAGGCGCTGGCGCCGCTGTTCGACGCCTGCGCCGGACGTGCGCCGACCTTTGCCATCGTCTGCTCGGACCACGGCAGTGCCTATGGCGAAGACGGCTACCGCGGCCACCGCGTGGCCCACGACAGCGTCTGGAACGTGCCGTACGCGCATTTTTTCATTGAACCTTCACACCAGCATTCCCAGGGAGCCGCACCGTGA
- a CDS encoding prolyl oligopeptidase family serine peptidase has translation MQLRSATLVFSLLAAFGGNALAQTCPAGDSPAVTYPVTKKVDQQDSYFGTTIADPYRWLEDANSAETHDWVVEQNKLTQSYLGTIPEREAIKQRLTKLWNYERFSTPSKQGGRYFYTRNDGLQNQAVLYTVKKLTDEPRLLLDPNTLSADGTVALAGTSISPNGKFLAYATAASGSDWNEWKVRDIDTGKDLTDEIKWAKFSGASWTKDNTGFFYSRYDAPKEATKLADINYFQKLYFHKLGTPQSADVLVFDRPDQKEWAFGGSKVSDDGNYLIITATQGTERKNRIFYKDLRQKNAKVVGLLEEFDASYSFIDNVGPVFYFATDNKAPKSRVIAIDIRKPAVADWKEIVPQSEQTLVSANILNNQLVLDYLKDAQTQITITDLNGKLVRAVELPGIGSAGGFGGKRQDTETFYSYTSFTTPATIYRYDMKTGKSTVYRQPKVDFDPNAFDVRQQFFTSRDGTKVPMFIVSKKGMKLDGSNPTYLYGYGGFNISLTPAFSVANLAWVEMGGVYVMANLRGGGEYGEAWHQAGTKLNKQNVFDDFIGAAEWLVANKVTSPAKLAIGGGSNGGLLVGAAMTQRPDLFAAAIPQVGVLDMLRFHKFTVGWGWVPDYGSSDDAEQFKALVKYSPLHNLKAGGCYPATMITTADHDDRVVPAHSFKFAAAAQAAQGGAAPVLIRIDSKAGHGAGKPTAKQIEEVADRWGFLSKALKMTPEPAKVAAQ, from the coding sequence ATGCAATTACGTAGTGCAACCCTCGTATTCAGTTTGCTGGCCGCCTTCGGTGGTAATGCCTTGGCACAGACCTGTCCGGCTGGCGACAGCCCGGCCGTGACCTATCCGGTCACCAAGAAAGTCGACCAGCAGGACAGCTATTTCGGCACGACCATCGCCGACCCGTACCGCTGGCTGGAAGACGCCAACAGCGCCGAGACGCATGACTGGGTGGTGGAACAGAACAAGCTGACCCAATCCTACCTGGGCACGATTCCCGAACGCGAGGCGATCAAGCAGCGCCTGACCAAGCTGTGGAACTACGAGCGTTTCAGCACGCCAAGCAAGCAGGGCGGCCGCTACTTCTACACGCGCAACGATGGCTTGCAAAACCAGGCCGTGCTGTACACGGTGAAGAAACTGACGGACGAGCCGCGCCTGCTGCTGGACCCGAACACCCTGTCGGCTGACGGCACGGTGGCGCTGGCCGGCACCTCGATCAGCCCGAACGGCAAGTTCCTGGCCTATGCGACGGCCGCCTCCGGTTCCGACTGGAACGAGTGGAAAGTGCGCGATATCGATACCGGCAAGGATTTGACGGACGAAATCAAATGGGCCAAGTTCTCGGGCGCCTCGTGGACCAAGGACAATACGGGCTTCTTCTACAGCCGCTACGACGCGCCGAAGGAAGCCACCAAGCTGGCCGATATCAATTACTTCCAGAAACTGTACTTCCATAAACTGGGTACGCCGCAAAGCGCCGACGTGCTGGTGTTCGACCGTCCTGACCAGAAGGAATGGGCGTTCGGCGGCAGCAAGGTCAGCGATGACGGCAACTACCTGATCATCACCGCCACGCAAGGCACCGAGCGCAAGAACCGCATTTTCTACAAGGACTTGCGCCAGAAAAACGCCAAGGTCGTCGGCCTGCTGGAAGAATTCGACGCCTCGTACTCGTTTATCGACAATGTCGGCCCCGTGTTCTACTTCGCTACCGACAACAAGGCGCCGAAGTCACGCGTGATCGCCATCGATATCCGCAAGCCTGCCGTGGCTGACTGGAAAGAAATCGTGCCGCAAAGCGAGCAGACCCTGGTCTCGGCCAATATCCTGAACAACCAGCTGGTGCTCGACTACCTGAAGGATGCGCAGACGCAGATCACCATCACCGACCTGAACGGCAAGCTGGTGCGCGCAGTGGAACTGCCGGGCATCGGTTCGGCGGGCGGCTTCGGCGGCAAGCGCCAGGATACGGAAACGTTTTACTCCTACACCAGTTTCACCACGCCGGCCACCATCTACCGCTACGACATGAAGACGGGCAAGAGCACGGTGTATCGCCAGCCGAAGGTCGATTTCGACCCGAACGCGTTTGACGTGCGCCAGCAGTTCTTCACCAGCCGCGACGGCACCAAGGTGCCGATGTTTATCGTCTCGAAAAAAGGCATGAAGCTGGACGGCTCCAACCCGACCTATCTGTACGGCTATGGCGGCTTCAATATTTCGCTCACGCCGGCATTCTCGGTGGCGAATCTTGCCTGGGTCGAAATGGGCGGCGTCTACGTGATGGCCAACCTGCGCGGCGGCGGCGAGTACGGCGAAGCATGGCATCAGGCCGGCACCAAGCTGAACAAGCAAAACGTGTTCGACGACTTTATCGGCGCGGCCGAATGGCTGGTGGCCAACAAGGTCACCTCGCCGGCAAAACTGGCTATCGGCGGCGGCAGCAATGGCGGCCTGCTGGTCGGCGCGGCCATGACGCAGCGTCCGGACCTGTTTGCCGCGGCGATCCCGCAAGTGGGCGTGCTCGACATGCTGCGCTTCCACAAGTTCACCGTGGGCTGGGGCTGGGTGCCTGACTACGGTTCGTCGGACGATGCCGAACAGTTCAAGGCACTGGTGAAATATTCGCCATTGCACAACCTGAAAGCCGGCGGCTGCTACCCGGCCACCATGATCACGACCGCCGACCATGACGACCGCGTGGTGCCCGCCCACAGCTTCAAGTTCGCCGCAGCCGCCCAGGCAGCGCAAGGCGGCGCCGCACCGGTGCTGATCCGCATCGACAGCAAGGCCGGCCACGGCGCCGGCAAGCCGACCGCCAAGCAGATCGAGGAAGTGGCCGATCGCTGGGGCTTCTTGAGCAAGGCATTGAAGATGACGCCAGAGCCGGCGAAAGTGGCGGCGCAGTAA
- a CDS encoding helix-turn-helix domain-containing protein, producing MKTSVSTNSPPEVGATLQRLRLARGLTLEDLSRIAGVSKSMLSQIEREKANPTIAITWRLANALGVQIGELLSSAEKAVETIRVTDAHETPTLPGDHAGYVLRILGPMELAGKYEWYEVTLAPGGELASQPHDPGTTEHLTVIHGNLELEVGTAKKKVKNGGTARYPADQPHTIRNLGKTEGKALLVVIHR from the coding sequence ATGAAAACCAGTGTTTCGACCAATTCTCCGCCCGAAGTGGGCGCCACTTTGCAACGGTTGCGCCTGGCGCGCGGCCTGACACTGGAGGATTTGTCGCGCATCGCGGGCGTCTCGAAGTCCATGCTGTCGCAGATCGAGCGCGAAAAGGCCAATCCGACCATCGCCATTACCTGGCGCCTGGCCAATGCGCTGGGCGTGCAGATCGGCGAATTGCTGTCCAGCGCGGAAAAAGCGGTGGAAACCATCCGCGTCACCGACGCCCACGAAACCCCCACCCTGCCCGGCGACCATGCCGGCTATGTGCTGCGCATCCTGGGACCGATGGAACTGGCAGGCAAATATGAATGGTATGAGGTGACCCTGGCGCCGGGCGGCGAACTGGCTTCGCAGCCGCACGACCCGGGCACCACCGAACACCTGACCGTCATCCACGGCAACCTGGAACTGGAAGTGGGCACAGCAAAGAAAAAGGTCAAGAATGGCGGCACGGCGCGCTATCCTGCCGACCAGCCGCATACCATCCGCAACCTCGGCAAGACCGAAGGCAAGGCACTGCTGGTTGTCATCCACCGATAG
- a CDS encoding STM4014 family protein yields the protein MILLATGGSKRVRLLQAARAQLALPPARVLEWRDWLAQPALLETALSQPCRFKIEPPGDDAATHVQLLHDGCRLLDRAPVRAPEHGELLAMDAWFAGFSDAMARLSRQLAALPRAHVFNAPGEITLMTDKLACQRHLAEHGVVIPALLGRIDGYDHLQSLLHQHDLDRVYLKPRYGSSASGVVAYRRNRSGRQQATTSASIVQVDGATRLFNVKRIARHENAADIAALVDALAKQELYAEAWLAKPRCGDSHYDLRVVAIAGQPAHRVARLGTQMMTNLHLDNQRGDPCSLLNELDMAALEAATRQAALAFPASGVAGYDLVVRRGQAHVLEANAFGDLLPGLLWQGHDTHVAQLRHFHHD from the coding sequence ATGATCTTGCTGGCCACCGGTGGCAGCAAGCGCGTGCGCCTGCTGCAGGCGGCGCGCGCGCAGCTGGCGCTGCCGCCTGCCCGGGTGCTCGAATGGCGCGACTGGCTGGCGCAGCCGGCCTTGCTTGAGACCGCGCTGAGCCAGCCCTGCCGGTTCAAGATCGAACCGCCGGGCGACGATGCGGCAACGCATGTGCAGCTGCTGCACGACGGCTGCCGCCTGCTGGACCGCGCGCCCGTGCGTGCGCCCGAGCATGGCGAACTGCTGGCGATGGACGCCTGGTTTGCCGGTTTCTCGGACGCCATGGCGCGCCTGTCACGCCAGCTGGCCGCCCTGCCCCGGGCGCATGTTTTCAACGCGCCGGGCGAGATTACCCTGATGACCGACAAACTGGCTTGCCAGCGCCACCTGGCCGAGCACGGCGTAGTGATCCCCGCGCTGCTTGGACGTATCGACGGCTACGACCATCTGCAGTCGCTGCTGCACCAGCACGATCTTGATCGGGTCTACCTGAAACCGCGCTATGGCTCGTCCGCCTCGGGCGTGGTGGCCTACCGGCGCAACCGGAGCGGCCGCCAGCAGGCCACCACCTCGGCCAGCATCGTGCAGGTGGACGGCGCAACGCGGCTGTTCAATGTCAAGCGCATCGCGCGCCATGAAAACGCCGCCGATATCGCCGCCCTAGTCGACGCGCTGGCCAAGCAGGAATTGTATGCGGAAGCCTGGCTAGCCAAGCCGCGCTGCGGCGACAGCCATTATGACCTGCGCGTGGTGGCGATTGCCGGCCAGCCCGCGCACCGGGTGGCGCGCCTGGGCACGCAAATGATGACCAATCTGCACCTGGACAACCAGCGCGGCGATCCTTGCTCGCTGCTGAACGAGCTTGACATGGCGGCGCTGGAAGCGGCTACCCGCCAGGCGGCGCTGGCCTTTCCCGCCAGCGGCGTGGCCGGCTACGACCTGGTGGTGCGCCGTGGTCAGGCCCACGTGCTGGAGGCGAATGCGTTTGGCGACCTGCTGCCCGGCCTCTTGTGGCAGGGGCACGATACCCATGTGGCGCAGCTGCGGCACTTCCATCATGACTGA
- a CDS encoding STM4015 family protein has protein sequence MTISDSTTTFHHKKVVQYDPEIAFDPSPDVVYRLSLEYDDKRKMPDLIAGFLEKADKNALEALIIGMWGDPYEAGADEVIAALAGHAPQLPKLRALFIGDMTYEECEISWIVQGSYKPLLDAFPQLEELRIRGGNELILEPFAHQNLRKLTIESGGLDQKIAQALAESSMPKLEHLELWLGTDDYGFSGDVALYRKVLAQLATPTLRYLGLRDAQIADELAVWLANEPLLATITTLDLSLGTLGDVGAEALLHGTQLGNLTLLDLSHHYISEANQEKLKALPFEVVLDDPQEDDEDDGDVYRYVAVGE, from the coding sequence ATGACCATTTCCGACAGCACCACCACCTTCCACCATAAAAAAGTCGTGCAGTACGACCCCGAGATCGCTTTCGATCCCTCGCCGGACGTGGTGTATCGTTTGTCGCTGGAATATGACGACAAGCGCAAGATGCCGGACCTGATCGCCGGCTTCCTGGAAAAAGCCGACAAGAATGCGCTGGAGGCGCTGATCATCGGCATGTGGGGCGACCCGTATGAAGCGGGCGCCGACGAGGTGATCGCCGCGCTGGCCGGCCATGCGCCGCAGCTGCCAAAACTGCGCGCGCTGTTTATCGGCGACATGACGTACGAGGAATGCGAAATCTCGTGGATCGTGCAAGGCAGCTACAAGCCGCTGCTGGACGCCTTCCCGCAGCTGGAAGAGTTGCGTATCCGCGGCGGCAATGAATTGATACTGGAGCCGTTCGCGCACCAGAACCTGCGCAAGCTCACCATCGAATCCGGTGGCCTGGACCAGAAGATAGCCCAGGCCCTGGCGGAATCGAGCATGCCGAAACTGGAACACCTGGAGCTGTGGCTGGGCACCGACGACTATGGCTTTTCGGGCGACGTGGCGCTATACCGGAAAGTGCTGGCGCAACTGGCCACGCCGACCCTGCGCTATCTGGGCCTGCGCGACGCGCAGATCGCCGACGAACTGGCCGTCTGGCTGGCCAACGAGCCGCTGCTGGCCACCATCACCACGCTCGACCTGTCGCTGGGCACGCTCGGCGACGTGGGCGCCGAAGCGCTGCTGCACGGCACGCAACTTGGCAATTTGACCCTCCTGGACCTGTCGCACCACTATATCTCGGAAGCGAACCAGGAAAAACTCAAGGCCCTGCCGTTCGAGGTGGTGCTGGACGATCCGCAGGAAGACGACGAAGACGATGGCGACGTGTATCGCTACGTGGCCGTCGGCGAGTAA
- the kbl gene encoding glycine C-acetyltransferase: MSEQAKNTFFSGLQQNLDQLRQQGLYKPERVIASRQGAEVVCDDGRTLINMCANNYLGLSGDLQTQQASIAATEKYGYGLSSVRFICGTQTVHKELEQAISSFLGTEDTILYAAAFDANGGVFEPLFDENDAIISDALNHASIIDGIRLCKAGRYRYAHNDMADLEVQLQAAIAAGKRHKVIVTDGVFSMDGTIAQLDKICDLADKYDALVMIDECHASGFMGATGRGTHEHHNVMGRIDIITGTLGKALGGAMGGFTSARKEVIDTLRQKSRPYLFSNTLAPSIAGASLSVLERLAKSTELRDRLHKNTAFFRSEIERIGFTIKPGTHPVVPVMLFDAPVAQKFAARLYELGVLVTGFFYPVVPMGQARVRVQLSAAHTREQLVTVLAAFEQAGKELGLIQATTTTN; the protein is encoded by the coding sequence ATGAGCGAGCAAGCGAAGAACACCTTTTTCAGCGGTCTGCAACAGAACCTCGATCAACTGCGCCAGCAGGGCCTGTACAAGCCCGAGCGCGTGATCGCCTCGCGCCAGGGCGCTGAAGTGGTGTGCGACGATGGCCGCACCCTGATCAATATGTGTGCCAACAATTACCTGGGCCTGTCGGGCGACCTGCAGACGCAGCAGGCGTCGATCGCCGCCACCGAAAAATACGGCTATGGCCTGTCGTCGGTGCGCTTTATCTGCGGCACGCAGACCGTGCACAAGGAACTGGAACAGGCCATCTCGTCTTTCTTGGGCACCGAAGACACGATACTGTACGCGGCCGCGTTCGACGCCAACGGCGGCGTGTTCGAGCCGCTGTTCGACGAGAACGACGCCATCATCTCCGACGCGCTGAACCACGCCTCCATCATCGACGGCATCCGCCTGTGCAAGGCCGGCCGCTACCGCTATGCCCACAACGACATGGCCGACCTGGAAGTGCAGCTGCAGGCCGCGATCGCCGCCGGCAAGCGCCACAAGGTGATCGTCACCGACGGCGTGTTTTCGATGGACGGCACGATTGCCCAGCTCGACAAGATCTGCGACCTGGCCGACAAATACGATGCGCTGGTGATGATCGACGAATGCCACGCTTCCGGCTTTATGGGCGCGACGGGGCGCGGGACGCACGAACACCACAATGTGATGGGCCGCATCGACATCATCACCGGCACCCTGGGCAAGGCCCTGGGCGGCGCCATGGGCGGCTTTACCTCGGCACGCAAGGAAGTGATCGACACCCTGCGCCAGAAGTCGCGTCCTTATCTGTTCTCGAACACGCTGGCGCCATCGATCGCCGGCGCCTCGCTGTCGGTGCTCGAGCGCCTGGCAAAGTCGACGGAACTGCGCGACCGCCTGCATAAAAACACGGCCTTCTTCCGCAGCGAGATCGAACGCATCGGCTTTACCATCAAGCCGGGCACCCACCCTGTGGTTCCGGTGATGCTGTTCGACGCGCCGGTGGCGCAAAAATTCGCCGCACGTCTGTATGAACTGGGCGTGCTGGTAACGGGCTTTTTCTATCCGGTGGTGCCGATGGGCCAGGCGCGCGTGCGCGTGCAGCTGTCGGCCGCACATACCCGCGAACAGCTGGTGACGGTGCTGGCCGCGTTCGAGCAGGCCGGCAAGGAACTGGGCCTGATCCAGGCCACCACGACCACCAATTAA